Proteins encoded by one window of uncultured Campylobacter sp.:
- the trpD gene encoding anthranilate phosphoribosyltransferase, translated as MILMIDNYDSFVFNIYQYILELSDEEVRYFRNDEITLQRVRELAPSHIILSPGPNHPKDSGVCLEILRADLDVPILGVCLGHQAIGYAAGAEIKQLEVPLHGKSSAIEIFSDGVLFSGLPRKFEVMRYHSLYVDEATLPSEFEILAKSENDGIIMAMKHRNKPVFGIQFHPESFFTQYGKKIIENFINYGKKIILKEKLVVNFAPFMLKLQKGFPLDSDDYAVICKALYEQDYDIVQLAGLLVLISEKSLYPSSLTALVRSILKYSITYDDPSPMFDIVGTGGDRLKTINISTTVAFIAASFGVRVAKHGNRAITSRSGSSDALDALGVPLLSDLAQIRALLDRTGLAFFHAPFFHKITAEVKEVRNRLKIGTVFNIMGPLLNPNLSLSNQIVGNYLEEVNGLIAETLMILGRKHALVVHGMDGMDEISLCDETLIHEVKDGKILEYRVSPEQFGFARAFHSEIEGGDGEANAEILKQILKGELDGPKFDIVVLNAMFALYCADVVSSPAEAKPLILEAIKSGKTWKFYENYVGARA; from the coding sequence TTGATTTTAATGATAGATAATTACGACAGCTTCGTTTTCAATATTTATCAATACATTTTGGAGTTAAGCGATGAGGAGGTGCGCTACTTCCGCAACGACGAGATAACGCTGCAGCGGGTGCGCGAGCTTGCCCCGTCGCACATAATCCTAAGCCCGGGGCCAAATCACCCAAAAGACAGCGGCGTTTGCTTAGAGATTTTGCGCGCGGATTTGGACGTGCCGATTTTAGGCGTGTGCTTGGGGCATCAGGCGATCGGATATGCGGCGGGCGCGGAGATAAAGCAGCTGGAGGTACCGCTGCACGGCAAGAGCTCGGCAATCGAAATTTTTAGTGACGGCGTGCTTTTTAGCGGGCTACCGCGTAAATTTGAAGTGATGCGCTACCACTCGCTTTATGTGGATGAAGCCACGCTACCGAGCGAGTTTGAAATTTTAGCAAAAAGTGAAAATGACGGCATTATAATGGCGATGAAGCACCGAAATAAGCCGGTTTTCGGCATCCAATTTCATCCCGAGAGCTTTTTTACGCAATACGGCAAAAAGATCATCGAAAATTTCATCAATTACGGCAAAAAGATAATTTTAAAGGAGAAACTCGTGGTAAATTTCGCCCCGTTTATGTTGAAACTACAAAAGGGCTTCCCGCTAGACAGCGACGATTACGCCGTCATTTGTAAGGCGCTTTACGAGCAGGATTACGACATCGTGCAGCTTGCTGGGCTGCTCGTGCTGATCAGCGAAAAATCGCTCTATCCAAGCAGCCTCACGGCGCTCGTGCGCAGTATCTTAAAATACTCGATCACCTACGACGATCCGAGCCCGATGTTTGACATCGTGGGCACCGGCGGCGATAGGCTAAAGACGATCAATATCTCCACGACCGTGGCCTTTATCGCGGCAAGCTTCGGCGTGCGCGTCGCCAAGCACGGCAACCGCGCGATTACTAGCAGATCGGGAAGCTCCGATGCGCTGGATGCTTTGGGTGTGCCGCTACTTAGCGATCTTGCGCAGATTAGGGCGCTGCTAGATCGCACGGGGCTAGCATTTTTCCACGCGCCGTTTTTTCATAAGATCACCGCCGAGGTCAAAGAGGTGCGAAACCGCCTAAAAATCGGCACCGTCTTTAATATAATGGGGCCGCTTCTAAATCCAAATTTGAGCCTAAGCAATCAGATCGTAGGCAATTATCTGGAGGAAGTAAACGGGCTCATCGCCGAAACGCTGATGATTTTGGGGCGTAAGCACGCTCTGGTGGTACACGGTATGGACGGCATGGATGAGATCAGCCTGTGCGACGAGACACTGATCCACGAGGTCAAGGACGGCAAAATTTTAGAATACCGCGTAAGTCCCGAGCAGTTCGGCTTCGCTCGGGCGTTTCACAGCGAGATCGAGGGCGGCGATGGCGAGGCTAATGCCGAGATTTTAAAGCAAATTTTAAAAGGCGAGCTGGACGGACCGAAATTTGACATCGTAGTGCTAAATGCGATGTTTGCGCTATACTGCGCGGATGTCGTCTCAAGCCCTGCAGAGGCTAAGCCACTCATTTTAGAGGCGATCAAATCGGGCAAAACGTGGAAATTTTACGAAAACTACGTAGGAGCGAGAGCTTAG
- a CDS encoding DNA adenine methylase, with protein MANGEKREFLSEQLISYLGNKRSLLAPIERAICEIKAELGRDKISFADVFSGSGIVARLAKAHSNLVIANDLEGYSRAINSCYLSNFSDGLWRDLSELHAEILRNFTPKESFFSELYAPKDDENIKAGERAFYTRRNALILGGLSEQIGKIPQKFRDFFTAPLLSEASIHSNTGGVFKGFYKDKAGVGKFGGSGENALARIMGEISLRLPVLSNFACESAVFQEDAAHFAQSARERFSQLDVAYFDPPYNQHPYGSNYFMLNLITDFINDGKRPNTTGLSKVSGIPADWNRSAYNKKSSAAEEFFALLAEFPAKFLIISFNSEGFISKAEFLKNLAHIGSVRTIEIRYPTYRASRNLNARELYVTEFLYVVQK; from the coding sequence ATGGCTAACGGCGAAAAGAGGGAGTTTTTAAGCGAGCAGCTCATCAGCTATCTGGGCAATAAGCGCTCGCTGCTAGCGCCGATCGAGCGGGCGATCTGCGAGATTAAGGCGGAGCTTGGGCGGGACAAGATCAGCTTTGCAGACGTCTTTAGCGGTAGCGGCATCGTCGCGCGTCTGGCTAAAGCGCACTCAAACCTCGTTATCGCAAACGACCTGGAGGGCTACTCGCGCGCGATAAACTCCTGCTATCTTTCAAATTTTAGCGACGGGCTGTGGCGAGACTTGAGCGAGCTACACGCTGAAATTTTAAGAAATTTTACGCCGAAGGAGAGCTTTTTTAGCGAGCTGTACGCGCCGAAGGACGATGAGAATATCAAGGCGGGCGAGCGCGCTTTTTACACGCGCCGAAACGCCCTGATTTTGGGCGGGCTTTCCGAGCAGATCGGTAAAATCCCGCAAAAATTTCGCGATTTTTTCACTGCGCCGCTGCTTAGCGAGGCGAGTATCCACTCAAACACGGGCGGCGTTTTTAAGGGCTTTTACAAGGACAAAGCGGGCGTAGGCAAGTTCGGCGGCAGCGGCGAAAACGCGCTAGCTCGCATAATGGGCGAAATTTCTCTGCGCCTGCCCGTGCTTTCAAATTTCGCCTGCGAAAGCGCGGTCTTTCAAGAGGATGCCGCGCACTTTGCACAGAGCGCGCGCGAGCGCTTTTCGCAGCTTGACGTCGCGTATTTCGATCCGCCTTACAATCAGCACCCCTACGGCTCGAACTATTTTATGCTAAATTTAATCACGGATTTTATAAACGATGGCAAGCGCCCAAATACTACGGGGCTTAGCAAGGTCTCTGGAATTCCCGCAGACTGGAACCGCTCGGCATACAACAAAAAATCAAGTGCTGCGGAGGAATTTTTTGCGCTACTGGCGGAATTTCCGGCGAAATTTTTAATAATCTCTTTTAATTCCGAGGGCTTCATCTCGAAGGCGGAATTTTTAAAAAACCTCGCACACATCGGCTCCGTGCGCACGATAGAGATCCGCTATCCGACCTACCGCGCGAGCAGAAATTTAAACGCTCGCGAGCTTTACGTGACGGAATTTTTATATGTCGTACAGAAGTAA
- the yedE gene encoding YedE family putative selenium transporter, with protein sequence MNNVKWYIIAGAVLGVLGATLVHLGNPGNMGVCVACFLRDTTGALGFHRASAVQYIRPEIIGLVFGGFLASVLWTREFAPVTGSSPFAKFFLGIFAMIGCLVFLGCPWRAFLRLGGGDLTALAGLAGLICGVLIGFLLKKRGYEASKEARLSGPIGILPVILGAALLAALVFGLKTGEGGSLFISAKGPGAQHAAVGISLAAGIIVGAVMHRSKFCSVGAFGRIFRGDFSMFWGVLSVIAFASIANIAFGQYKLGFEGQPIAHNDFVWNFLGMVLAGLCFSLSEGCPGKHLVQAGTGNLSSGIFVIGMAAGAAIAHNFLLASSAKGITEFAPYAVAIGFVFALYVGIFQRRGA encoded by the coding sequence ATGAATAACGTTAAATGGTACATCATTGCAGGCGCCGTGCTAGGCGTGCTGGGTGCGACGCTGGTGCATTTGGGAAACCCGGGCAATATGGGCGTTTGCGTCGCTTGCTTTTTGCGCGACACCACCGGCGCGCTGGGCTTTCACCGAGCTAGCGCGGTGCAATACATCCGCCCGGAGATCATAGGGCTCGTGTTCGGCGGCTTTTTGGCAAGCGTGCTTTGGACGCGTGAGTTCGCGCCGGTTACGGGCAGCTCGCCGTTTGCGAAATTTTTCCTAGGGATCTTCGCGATGATCGGCTGCCTTGTGTTTTTGGGATGTCCTTGGCGCGCGTTTTTGCGCCTAGGCGGCGGCGATCTGACCGCGTTAGCCGGGCTAGCGGGTTTGATCTGCGGCGTACTCATTGGGTTTTTGCTTAAAAAGCGCGGCTATGAGGCGAGCAAAGAGGCAAGACTTAGCGGCCCGATCGGAATTTTACCCGTGATACTGGGTGCGGCGCTGCTTGCGGCTTTGGTTTTCGGACTCAAAACGGGCGAGGGCGGCTCGCTTTTTATCTCCGCTAAAGGCCCCGGCGCGCAACACGCCGCGGTAGGCATCTCGCTGGCTGCGGGCATTATCGTGGGCGCGGTGATGCATAGAAGCAAATTTTGCAGCGTCGGCGCATTCGGCAGAATTTTCCGCGGCGATTTCTCGATGTTTTGGGGCGTGCTAAGCGTCATCGCGTTTGCGAGCATCGCAAATATCGCGTTTGGGCAATACAAACTCGGCTTTGAAGGCCAGCCTATCGCACATAACGATTTCGTTTGGAATTTCTTAGGCATGGTGCTCGCAGGACTTTGTTTCAGCCTCAGCGAGGGCTGCCCGGGCAAGCATCTGGTGCAGGCCGGCACGGGAAATTTAAGCTCGGGCATATTCGTCATCGGCATGGCGGCAGGCGCCGCGATCGCGCATAATTTCTTGCTCGCAAGCTCGGCTAAAGGCATCACCGAGTTCGCTCCTTACGCGGTCGCGATCGGTTTTGTTTTTGCGCTTTACGTGGGGATTTTTCAAAGGCGCGGCGCTTAA
- a CDS encoding TonB-dependent receptor gives MKKRILLVPLAIGAIGGANAAENNATKSQDLGQIVVQATVSAVDNLKYAGSAGILTPKDMKAKTNVIDSIMQIPGVDGSMDMGRQIGRQFQIRGFGYQSDERVIIKQDGVRRSAGMYSNMISSFRTDSDILKRVEVIKGASSVLHGSGAIGGIVNMQTKSASDYLSEGKSVGLMLGQRLESNNMHSTRGAIYGKGEEIPIDVLLYGKRASYGNVKLADGGTHYAPDYDKTFNNEHIDTGFFKIGASLDDHRISFSAFDYDENLHTVWQTLWKNEEDLFVHGNLSQRDYVFDWNFTPQSPLVDMSFKAYKSRAEYKRSYIDGADTGSYTNKDDRKGLEIKNISEFDTGFLNHSFAFGGDYENRQEDAIFIRNGVLSDFASFPNEYNSYGLFAQDLIRLHDDLELTLGGRYDRFDRDIKGRSAKFKDSRFSPRAAIAYTLFDKFTLLAGYSESFRAPTPHETSQSGPMNIHYYYIPNPDLKPETVKEYEVGFSFKQDEIFTDDHFDMKFIYFNGKIEDMIGIKALPHLGVPPGGFSQQYGQYQNIDQAKRHGFELSSNYQTQDFDFGASFERLRIYNKKTHENINNHAKKLSAHAFYSPLHDLNLGFEVSHYFKPHSKPASYFARRTEYFYVDKAFTIANFRGSYKIKNGIIPALDGADVSFGVNNIFDRHYINANRTRDTLAVGAGRNFYVDLEVRF, from the coding sequence ATGAAAAAGCGAATTTTATTGGTGCCGCTTGCGATAGGCGCGATAGGCGGAGCAAATGCGGCCGAAAACAACGCCACGAAGTCACAGGATCTGGGTCAAATCGTCGTGCAAGCGACGGTAAGCGCGGTCGATAACCTAAAATACGCGGGCTCGGCCGGAATTTTAACCCCCAAGGATATGAAAGCCAAAACCAACGTGATCGATTCGATCATGCAGATACCGGGCGTTGACGGCAGTATGGATATGGGGCGGCAGATCGGCAGACAGTTTCAGATCCGCGGATTCGGATATCAAAGCGACGAGCGCGTCATCATCAAACAAGACGGCGTGCGCAGAAGCGCAGGGATGTACTCCAATATGATCTCATCCTTCCGCACCGATAGCGACATCCTAAAGCGCGTCGAGGTCATAAAGGGCGCCTCGTCCGTGCTGCACGGCTCGGGCGCGATCGGCGGTATCGTAAATATGCAAACCAAAAGCGCGAGCGATTATCTAAGCGAGGGCAAAAGCGTAGGCTTGATGCTAGGACAGAGGCTTGAATCAAACAATATGCATAGCACGCGCGGCGCGATTTACGGCAAGGGCGAGGAAATTCCGATCGACGTTTTACTCTACGGCAAGCGCGCAAGCTACGGCAACGTTAAGCTCGCAGACGGCGGCACGCACTATGCCCCGGACTACGACAAAACCTTCAATAACGAGCATATCGATACCGGATTTTTTAAGATCGGCGCAAGCCTGGACGACCACCGCATAAGCTTCAGCGCCTTTGATTACGACGAAAATTTACACACCGTCTGGCAAACGCTATGGAAAAACGAGGAGGATCTCTTCGTACATGGAAATTTAAGCCAAAGAGATTATGTTTTTGATTGGAATTTCACGCCGCAAAGCCCGCTAGTGGATATGTCTTTCAAGGCCTATAAAAGCAGAGCCGAGTATAAACGCAGCTACATTGACGGCGCAGATACCGGCAGTTACACGAACAAAGACGATCGTAAGGGGCTAGAGATCAAAAATATCTCGGAATTCGACACGGGCTTTTTAAATCACAGCTTCGCTTTCGGCGGCGATTACGAAAATAGGCAGGAAGATGCGATCTTTATCCGAAACGGCGTGCTATCGGATTTTGCCTCATTTCCGAACGAATACAATAGCTACGGGCTTTTCGCGCAGGATTTGATCCGCTTGCACGATGATTTAGAGCTTACCTTAGGCGGTAGATACGATAGATTCGATCGCGACATCAAAGGCAGATCGGCTAAATTTAAAGATTCGAGATTTTCTCCGCGCGCGGCGATTGCCTATACTCTCTTTGATAAATTTACGCTTTTAGCGGGATACAGCGAGAGTTTCCGCGCGCCTACTCCGCACGAGACATCGCAATCAGGGCCGATGAACATACATTATTATTACATCCCAAATCCCGATCTAAAGCCCGAGACCGTAAAAGAGTACGAGGTCGGATTTAGCTTTAAACAGGATGAAATTTTTACGGACGATCACTTCGATATGAAATTTATCTATTTTAACGGCAAGATCGAAGATATGATCGGCATAAAGGCGCTGCCGCATCTGGGCGTGCCTCCGGGCGGCTTTTCGCAACAATACGGGCAGTATCAAAATATCGATCAAGCCAAAAGGCATGGTTTTGAGCTAAGCTCAAACTACCAAACGCAGGACTTTGATTTCGGCGCGAGCTTCGAGCGACTTAGAATTTACAATAAAAAGACGCACGAAAACATCAATAACCACGCCAAAAAACTAAGCGCGCACGCCTTTTACTCGCCTCTGCACGATTTAAATTTAGGCTTTGAGGTAAGCCACTATTTTAAGCCTCATTCTAAACCCGCTTCCTATTTCGCTCGCAGAACGGAATATTTTTACGTCGATAAAGCTTTCACGATCGCAAATTTCAGAGGAAGCTACAAGATCAAAAACGGCATTATTCCGGCCCTTGACGGCGCGGACGTGAGCTTTGGCGTAAATAATATTTTCGATCGCCACTACATCAACGCAAACCGCACGCGAGATACTTTGGCAGTCGGCGCGGGGCGAAATTTCTACGTTGATCTGGAAGTAAGATTTTAG
- the trpA gene encoding tryptophan synthase subunit alpha — MDKIKAAFAGKKANIGYIVAGYPSPAHTKEFLSNLDESVIDLLEIGIPYSDPLADGPEIFKASFSAVQNSVNAEKVFEILKGVQTRKPLVFLVYYNVIFAYGAREFVAQSARYGISGLIIPDLPYEENEEIFALCEEFSIALIPLISVTSEHRAARVLSRARGFIYGVGAIGVTGSKQTPISRLKNMVADLKKMSDLPVAIGFGIRTAGDVRATKEYADGAIIGTAIVNLCANYGGRELQGKIAELFN, encoded by the coding sequence ATGGATAAGATCAAGGCGGCCTTTGCCGGCAAAAAGGCAAACATCGGCTACATCGTGGCGGGCTACCCGAGCCCCGCGCATACGAAGGAGTTCTTGTCAAATTTAGACGAAAGCGTGATCGATCTGCTTGAGATCGGTATCCCGTATTCCGACCCGCTCGCAGACGGCCCCGAAATTTTTAAGGCGAGCTTTTCCGCGGTGCAAAACAGCGTAAACGCGGAGAAGGTATTTGAAATTTTAAAAGGGGTGCAAACGCGCAAGCCGCTTGTATTTTTGGTCTATTACAACGTGATCTTCGCCTACGGCGCGCGCGAGTTTGTAGCGCAATCGGCGCGCTACGGCATCAGCGGGCTAATAATCCCCGATCTGCCGTATGAGGAAAATGAGGAAATTTTTGCGCTTTGCGAGGAGTTCAGTATCGCGCTCATCCCACTTATCAGCGTTACGAGCGAGCACCGCGCCGCGCGAGTTTTGAGCCGCGCGCGCGGCTTCATCTACGGCGTAGGCGCTATCGGCGTGACAGGAAGCAAGCAAACTCCGATCTCGCGCCTAAAAAATATGGTCGCCGATCTTAAAAAGATGAGCGATCTGCCCGTAGCGATCGGCTTTGGTATCCGCACTGCCGGCGACGTTCGCGCCACGAAAGAATACGCAGACGGCGCTATCATAGGCACCGCGATCGTAAATTTATGCGCAAACTACGGCGGGCGCGAGCTGCAAGGCAAGATCGCCGAACTTTTTAACTAA
- the trpB gene encoding tryptophan synthase subunit beta — protein MNKKAYFGSFGGQFVPETAMFALEELEDAYNTIAQTKEFKDELGYLLREYAGRPTPLYHAARLSEHYGHEIYLKREDLNHTGAHKINNALAQALLAKKMGKKKIIAETGAGQHGVATATAAALFGLECDVYMGETDAARQQLNAFRMQLLGANLIKIGTGLKTLKEATTAAIQAWVNEIESVFYVIGSAVGPHPYPKMVREFQSVIGAETKSQLASKGIKADYVLACVGGGSNAIGIFSAFVDDPSVQLIGVEAGGLGAHTPYHAATITNGRAGIIHGMKTIVLQDKFGMIEPVHSISAGLDYPGVGPEHAHLHEISRAKYEAVTDDECITALKLLCRLEGIIPAIESAHALAYLQKLCPQLKGKKTIVVNVSGRGDKDMDTVMNYKKGTIYG, from the coding sequence ATGAATAAAAAGGCGTATTTCGGGAGTTTCGGCGGGCAATTCGTGCCGGAGACGGCAATGTTTGCGCTTGAGGAGTTGGAGGATGCGTACAACACCATAGCGCAGACGAAGGAATTTAAAGACGAGCTGGGTTACTTGCTGCGCGAATACGCGGGGCGTCCGACGCCGTTATATCACGCCGCGCGCCTTAGCGAGCACTACGGGCATGAAATTTATCTAAAGCGCGAGGATCTCAACCATACGGGCGCTCATAAGATCAATAACGCCCTAGCGCAGGCGCTACTCGCCAAAAAAATGGGCAAAAAAAAGATTATCGCAGAAACCGGCGCGGGTCAGCACGGCGTGGCGACGGCGACGGCAGCGGCGCTATTCGGGCTTGAGTGCGACGTGTATATGGGCGAGACCGACGCTGCGCGCCAGCAGCTCAACGCCTTTAGGATGCAGCTTTTGGGCGCAAATTTGATCAAAATCGGCACCGGTCTTAAAACGCTCAAAGAGGCGACCACCGCGGCGATTCAGGCGTGGGTGAACGAGATTGAGAGCGTATTTTACGTCATCGGCTCGGCGGTCGGACCGCATCCGTATCCGAAGATGGTTAGGGAATTTCAGAGCGTCATCGGCGCCGAGACCAAATCGCAGCTCGCAAGCAAGGGGATCAAAGCCGACTACGTCCTAGCCTGCGTAGGAGGCGGAAGCAATGCGATAGGAATTTTTAGCGCGTTTGTGGATGATCCTAGCGTGCAACTCATCGGCGTCGAGGCGGGCGGCTTGGGCGCGCATACCCCTTATCACGCAGCGACAATCACCAACGGACGCGCGGGCATCATCCACGGCATGAAAACGATCGTACTGCAGGATAAATTCGGCATGATCGAGCCTGTTCACAGCATCTCGGCGGGGCTTGATTATCCCGGCGTAGGCCCGGAGCACGCGCATCTGCACGAGATAAGTCGCGCAAAATATGAAGCCGTAACCGACGATGAGTGTATCACGGCGCTTAAACTGCTCTGCAGGCTCGAAGGCATCATCCCTGCGATCGAAAGCGCGCACGCGCTAGCGTATTTGCAAAAGCTCTGCCCGCAGCTAAAGGGCAAAAAAACGATCGTCGTAAACGTAAGCGGCAGGGGCGATAAGGATATGGATACCGTGATGAACTACAAAAAAGGAACGATTTATGGATAA
- a CDS encoding response regulator, whose product MRDLKVLTVDDDAINLKLLEVMLKKYGKFQTILQAKNGLDALAVLEVQPVDLILLDIVMPVMNGLEFLDNLHARESIAHIPVIVLTTDETAKREALNKGAYDFMTKPINDKDLHKKLDDVMNIIGD is encoded by the coding sequence ATGAGAGATTTGAAAGTTTTAACGGTTGATGACGACGCTATAAATTTAAAGCTACTTGAAGTTATGCTAAAAAAATACGGCAAATTCCAAACCATACTCCAAGCCAAAAACGGCTTGGACGCCCTTGCCGTACTCGAAGTTCAGCCCGTTGATTTGATTTTATTAGATATCGTAATGCCTGTGATGAATGGGCTGGAATTTTTAGATAATCTTCACGCGAGAGAAAGCATAGCTCATATCCCCGTCATTGTCCTTACGACGGACGAGACGGCTAAACGAGAGGCTTTAAATAAAGGTGCTTATGACTTTATGACAAAGCCCATCAACGACAAAGATCTTCACAAAAAACTAGACGACGTTATGAATATTATCGGCGATTAA